From Cellvibrio zantedeschiae, the proteins below share one genomic window:
- the phrB gene encoding deoxyribodipyrimidine photo-lyase: MKIQGKFYRIVWFRNDLRVHDNPALFHAAEDQQGVLAVYFICRDMLQNHCVAPARIDFIRRHLLLLKSDLAALNIPLLVINLDSALEIIPHFQQLIKTHHIEELFFNAEYPWDEFNRDKQVSEALRTDAVKVKRFHDRVIIPPGMIRNGKDEPYKVFTAFKNNWLKQARVLQLQPLKKPKRQPEQPIVVMSDKALNDLFKGLDLRDLSALWPAGEKEASSRLKQFIKQHIADYHVDRDFPDLEGTSQLSPYLAIGSISPRQCIAAALQANQGELDSGNPGVTTWIGELIWRDFYQHVVVDFPYVCKFKAMQKHTEAFPWRYDHTLFKAWCDGETGIPIVDAAMLQLKKTGWMHNRLRMVVAMFLTKNLQIDWRMGERYFMSELIDGDFAANNGGWQWSASTGTDAAPYFRIFNPVSQSQRFDVEGAFIKTYLPALAKVPSKVIHNPPPTPGYPLPIVNLSLSRKETIALFSALKP; this comes from the coding sequence ATGAAGATACAGGGAAAATTTTACAGAATAGTCTGGTTTAGAAACGACCTTCGTGTTCACGACAACCCGGCTCTGTTTCATGCAGCAGAAGATCAGCAAGGTGTGTTGGCAGTTTATTTTATCTGTCGTGATATGTTGCAAAACCACTGTGTTGCTCCAGCGCGAATAGATTTTATTCGGCGTCATCTTTTACTCTTAAAAAGTGATCTTGCAGCTCTCAATATTCCATTGCTGGTAATTAATCTGGATAGCGCGCTGGAAATTATTCCGCATTTTCAACAATTGATTAAAACACATCATATTGAAGAATTGTTTTTTAACGCAGAATATCCGTGGGATGAGTTTAACCGCGACAAACAGGTGTCGGAAGCTTTGCGTACTGATGCAGTAAAAGTAAAGCGTTTTCATGATCGCGTTATTATTCCACCGGGTATGATTCGAAACGGTAAAGATGAGCCTTACAAAGTTTTTACCGCCTTTAAAAATAATTGGCTTAAGCAGGCGAGGGTGTTACAGCTTCAGCCTTTGAAGAAGCCAAAGCGGCAACCGGAACAGCCTATTGTTGTGATGAGTGATAAAGCCTTAAACGATTTGTTTAAAGGCTTAGACTTGCGTGATTTGTCTGCTTTGTGGCCCGCAGGTGAAAAAGAAGCAAGTAGTCGGTTAAAGCAATTTATTAAGCAACATATTGCTGATTATCATGTTGATCGTGATTTTCCAGATCTTGAGGGTACATCGCAATTGTCTCCCTACCTGGCGATTGGTTCCATATCACCGCGTCAATGTATTGCTGCGGCTTTGCAAGCAAATCAGGGAGAGTTGGATTCTGGTAATCCTGGAGTGACAACCTGGATCGGTGAATTGATTTGGCGGGATTTTTATCAGCACGTAGTGGTTGATTTTCCATACGTGTGTAAATTCAAAGCTATGCAAAAGCATACGGAAGCTTTTCCGTGGCGCTACGATCACACATTATTTAAAGCATGGTGCGATGGGGAAACCGGAATTCCCATAGTGGACGCGGCTATGTTGCAACTAAAAAAAACTGGCTGGATGCATAACCGGTTACGTATGGTTGTTGCTATGTTCCTGACCAAAAATTTGCAAATCGATTGGCGTATGGGGGAACGCTATTTTATGAGCGAGTTAATTGACGGGGATTTTGCAGCGAACAATGGCGGTTGGCAGTGGAGTGCTTCCACAGGTACAGACGCGGCACCTTATTTCCGGATTTTTAATCCGGTCAGTCAGTCACAACGATTTGACGTTGAGGGTGCTTTTATTAAAACCTATTTACCAGCACTCGCGAAGGTACCTTCAAAGGTGATTCATAATCCACCGCCTACACCTGGCTACCCGCTACCCATTGTTAATTTATCGCTCAGTCGCAAAGAAACTATCGCATTATTTTCTGCGCTAAAGCCTTGA
- a CDS encoding MerR family transcriptional regulator, which yields MNDNQRTTAAIPIREISRLTGVNSVTLRAWERRYGLIKPLRTHKGHRLYRREDVELVKKIQVWLARGLAIGKVSELLDSNQFSYELSLENIWHSYLVELLSLMSELNLGKLDAWFNQLFSVYPTDLIADQLIIPALDSLSDDIYGNAIKKSILTNRLSEYLMMLTQHQRQQSKRNRVAIVQLTAENNSLLNVLLHYGLTSQQFQSELIGLTTASEIVFAVKQLNLDAIVVYNETCSSLADFQNSLQQLVQKISVPILVGGSVALAINAESTAYLHIVRKAGLQTVFSALNSIFPADTETIQVEL from the coding sequence ATGAACGATAATCAAAGGACAACAGCTGCAATACCGATTCGGGAAATATCGCGCTTAACGGGTGTTAATAGCGTAACGCTGCGTGCGTGGGAGCGTCGTTACGGTTTGATTAAACCACTTCGTACACACAAAGGACATCGCCTTTATCGTCGTGAAGATGTTGAGCTTGTTAAAAAAATTCAGGTTTGGCTTGCGCGTGGCTTAGCGATTGGAAAGGTCAGTGAACTGTTGGATTCAAACCAATTTTCTTATGAGCTAAGCCTTGAAAATATCTGGCACAGCTATTTGGTTGAATTGTTATCGCTAATGTCTGAACTTAATTTGGGGAAACTGGATGCCTGGTTCAACCAATTATTTTCGGTGTACCCTACTGATTTGATAGCAGACCAATTGATCATTCCCGCTCTGGATAGTTTAAGTGATGATATTTATGGTAATGCCATTAAAAAATCAATTTTAACGAATCGCTTATCAGAATATCTGATGATGCTGACACAACATCAGCGCCAGCAATCGAAACGAAATCGAGTTGCTATTGTTCAGCTAACGGCGGAAAACAATTCATTGCTCAATGTGCTCTTACATTACGGGCTCACTAGCCAACAATTCCAGAGTGAATTAATTGGGTTAACCACCGCTAGCGAAATCGTTTTTGCAGTAAAACAACTCAATCTAGATGCTATTGTTGTTTATAACGAAACTTGTTCAAGTCTGGCGGACTTCCAAAACTCGCTTCAACAATTAGTGCAAAAAATATCAGTGCCTATTCTTGTGGGTGGCAGCGTTGCGCTTGCGATAAATGCGGAGTCTACCGCTTATTTACACATTGTTCGAAAAGCCGGATTGCAGACAGTGTTTTCTGCACTGAATAGCATTTTTCCTGCTGATACTGAAACCATTCAGGTTGAGCTATGA
- a CDS encoding YbgA family protein: protein MMKIPIGVSQCLLGDPVRFDGGHKRNRYLTDVLSNFIEFRPVCPEVAIGLGIPRKPIRLIVINGQDRIRGVENPDLDVTDALVQQAEVAAESMPEICGYVFMQNSPSCAAYGLKRYGANGYSIDSNGRGAYAKRFMELMPLIPVEEAGRLTDAGLRENFIARVFALHDWRKNLEHNPTPKKIIEFYSRYKYQVMAHHIPSYFAIGKFLANLTARPIQEINQHFIHLLMTALSHRASRKGNTNALMHLRGYLKSHITKLEKEELGHLIESYSKGTVPLVVPLTLLKHHLMTLDNPYLKNQTFWSPYPEVLGLRNEVLSV, encoded by the coding sequence ATGATGAAAATTCCTATAGGTGTTAGTCAGTGTTTATTGGGTGATCCCGTCAGGTTTGACGGTGGACATAAACGCAACCGCTACCTCACGGATGTACTTTCCAACTTTATTGAGTTTCGCCCCGTCTGCCCGGAAGTGGCGATTGGTCTGGGTATCCCTCGTAAGCCCATTCGTCTAATTGTTATTAATGGACAAGATCGCATCCGTGGTGTGGAAAACCCCGATCTCGATGTGACCGATGCCTTGGTTCAACAGGCTGAAGTAGCGGCAGAATCTATGCCAGAAATTTGCGGCTATGTTTTTATGCAAAATTCTCCGAGCTGTGCCGCTTACGGCTTAAAGCGTTACGGAGCAAATGGTTATAGCATCGACAGTAATGGGCGCGGAGCCTACGCCAAACGGTTTATGGAATTGATGCCACTGATTCCAGTAGAGGAAGCAGGGCGGTTGACGGATGCTGGCTTACGGGAAAATTTTATTGCGCGGGTTTTTGCATTGCACGACTGGCGAAAAAATCTGGAGCACAACCCAACCCCAAAAAAAATAATTGAATTTTATTCGCGCTACAAATATCAAGTGATGGCGCATCACATACCAAGTTATTTTGCGATTGGAAAGTTTTTAGCGAATTTAACTGCGCGGCCTATCCAGGAAATAAACCAACATTTTATTCACTTGTTGATGACTGCTTTGAGTCATCGTGCATCTCGTAAAGGCAATACCAATGCTCTCATGCATTTGCGCGGTTACTTGAAGTCCCACATTACCAAATTGGAAAAAGAAGAACTTGGTCATTTGATTGAGTCTTATTCTAAAGGAACAGTTCCGTTGGTTGTTCCGCTCACACTCCTGAAACACCATTTGATGACGCTTGATAATCCCTACCTGAAAAACCAAACCTTTTGGTCTCCCTATCCAGAAGTATTGGGGTTGCGTAATGAAGTATTGAGCGTTTGA
- the cysB gene encoding HTH-type transcriptional regulator CysB, translating into MKLQQLRYIWEVAHHDLNVSATAQSLYTSQPGISKQIRLLEDELGVEIFSRSGKHLTRITPAGEAILKKAGEILRKVESIKQVAQEFSNERKGTLTIATTHTQARYALPPVIGQFIKQYPEVALHMHQGTPMQISEMAADGTVDFAIATEAMELFSDLIMMPCYRWNRCIVVPKNHPLAQVSRLTLEDVAKFPIVTYVFGFTGRSKLDEAFINRGLAPRVVFTAADADVIKTYVRLGLGIGIIAHMAYDPAVDTDLVSLDASHLFEASVTKIGFRRGTFLRGFMYDFIEKFAPHLTKDIVNEAFNRHSRAELDELFEDVKIPTL; encoded by the coding sequence ATGAAGCTGCAACAATTACGATACATCTGGGAAGTTGCGCACCACGACCTTAACGTGTCGGCAACAGCGCAAAGTCTCTATACCTCGCAACCCGGTATCAGTAAGCAAATTCGCTTGCTTGAAGACGAACTGGGCGTGGAAATTTTCTCGCGTAGCGGTAAGCATTTGACTCGTATTACGCCCGCTGGTGAAGCCATTTTAAAGAAAGCTGGCGAGATCTTGCGCAAAGTAGAAAGTATCAAACAAGTTGCGCAAGAGTTCAGCAACGAGCGTAAGGGTACCCTCACGATTGCGACGACCCACACTCAAGCGCGTTACGCCTTGCCGCCGGTAATCGGCCAATTTATCAAGCAGTATCCAGAGGTTGCACTGCATATGCATCAGGGTACGCCTATGCAAATTTCTGAAATGGCAGCTGATGGTACTGTCGATTTCGCGATTGCAACTGAAGCCATGGAATTGTTTAGCGACTTGATCATGATGCCATGCTATCGCTGGAACCGTTGCATTGTTGTGCCTAAAAACCATCCATTAGCTCAAGTTTCACGCTTAACACTTGAAGATGTTGCCAAGTTCCCAATCGTGACTTACGTGTTTGGTTTTACCGGCCGCTCCAAGCTGGACGAAGCCTTTATCAACCGTGGATTGGCTCCGCGCGTGGTATTTACAGCGGCGGATGCGGACGTTATAAAAACCTACGTTCGCCTTGGCCTAGGTATCGGGATTATTGCCCATATGGCCTATGACCCAGCGGTGGATACCGATTTGGTTTCGCTCGATGCCAGCCATTTGTTTGAAGCGAGTGTGACCAAGATTGGCTTCCGTCGTGGTACCTTCTTGCGCGGCTTCATGTATGACTTTATTGAGAAGTTCGCACCGCACCTTACTAAAGATATTGTCAACGAGGCTTTCAATCGCCATTCGCGAGCCGAGTTGGACGAACTCTTTGAGGATGTAAAAATCCCAACGCTTTAA
- a CDS encoding 5'-nucleotidase yields MPSGFGTKLVIAISSRALFNLDESHKIYESEGLDAYARYQIEHEDEILEPGDAFPLVQKLLSLNKHLGGEPRVEVILLSRNSADTGLRVFNSIQHYGLNITRAAFSGGTSPYGYATAFGCHLFLSTNAEDVRHALDHGIAAATLLTSKNKTENAEQIRFAFDGDAVLFSDEAERIYKLEGLSAFTEKEKASAKEPLSGGPFKEFLAALQGLQREFGEYDCPIRTALVTARSAPAHERVIRTLRAWNIRIDESLFLGGLSKGTFLKAYGADVFFDDQRVHCDSASEHVATGHVPHGIANQLLDLPAKLE; encoded by the coding sequence ATGCCTAGTGGTTTCGGAACCAAGCTTGTTATAGCTATATCTTCGCGCGCTTTGTTTAATCTGGACGAGAGTCACAAGATTTATGAGAGCGAGGGCCTGGATGCCTATGCCCGCTACCAGATTGAACATGAAGACGAAATATTGGAGCCGGGCGATGCTTTTCCGCTGGTCCAAAAGCTTCTATCGCTGAACAAGCATTTGGGTGGAGAACCTCGGGTTGAGGTGATTTTGCTATCGCGCAATAGCGCTGATACGGGCTTACGGGTTTTCAACTCTATCCAACATTACGGTCTTAATATTACTCGTGCTGCTTTTAGTGGAGGTACGTCGCCTTATGGCTATGCCACAGCTTTTGGTTGCCACCTGTTTCTTTCAACCAATGCAGAAGACGTAAGGCATGCGCTTGATCACGGCATTGCTGCTGCTACCTTATTGACCTCAAAGAATAAAACCGAAAATGCAGAGCAGATTCGCTTTGCATTCGATGGTGATGCAGTCTTATTTTCGGATGAGGCAGAACGGATCTATAAGCTGGAAGGGCTAAGTGCTTTTACAGAGAAAGAAAAGGCTTCTGCCAAAGAACCCTTATCTGGCGGGCCTTTTAAGGAATTTCTCGCAGCCCTGCAGGGGTTGCAACGTGAGTTTGGCGAATACGATTGCCCAATCCGCACGGCTTTGGTTACTGCCCGCTCGGCGCCTGCTCATGAGCGTGTTATTCGTACTTTGCGGGCCTGGAATATTCGTATTGATGAATCCTTATTTTTAGGCGGTTTATCGAAAGGTACTTTTTTAAAAGCTTACGGGGCCGATGTTTTCTTTGACGACCAGCGTGTCCATTGTGATTCTGCCAGCGAACATGTGGCTACTGGACATGTCCCCCATGGCATCGCGAATCAGCTCTTAGATCTTCCGGCTAAGTTGGAATAA
- the ccoG gene encoding cytochrome c oxidase accessory protein CcoG — MNEPIPAYNIPTSAQDSYQNQKLTPSQIGGTIYVRSFLGRFQNLRVSIAGTLACLFFATAWINWNGHQAVLWDLNERKFYVFGATFWPQDFSLLAFAMIISAFLLLAVTVFAGRVWCGYACPQSTWTWAFIWMEKITEGDSYQRIKLDSAPYSVNKVFRKVSKHSLWILASTATGIAFMGYFVPIRQLVPELFSAKLEVDYCFWVAFIALCTYLNAGWLREKICTHMCPYARFQSVMFDKDTLIVAYDSARGDKRGSRKKDEDYQARGLGDCVDCYMCVQVCPTGIDIRQGLQMDCISCAACVDACDSVMDKMGYARGLISYTSERELAGEQRNTWRPSLFSYVAALSIIIAALVFSLQDRAQISMSVYRDRNLFHTNSAGEIVNVYRLNITNKTQLRHRYKIALENIEFLYLPKSYEVELAPGERFDLPVSIALKRLKNMNTKGFIDFKFKVINLDSPADNILKAATFIHPTS; from the coding sequence ATGAACGAACCTATCCCTGCCTACAATATCCCTACTTCAGCCCAAGATTCATATCAGAATCAAAAGCTTACCCCGTCGCAGATTGGCGGAACCATTTATGTCAGAAGCTTTTTGGGGAGATTTCAAAATCTTCGCGTGAGCATTGCCGGCACCTTGGCCTGTTTGTTTTTCGCGACCGCGTGGATTAATTGGAACGGACATCAGGCGGTCCTATGGGATTTAAACGAACGTAAATTTTACGTCTTCGGCGCGACCTTCTGGCCGCAGGATTTTTCGCTGCTCGCGTTTGCAATGATTATAAGTGCATTTCTACTACTGGCTGTTACTGTGTTTGCAGGGCGCGTTTGGTGCGGTTACGCATGTCCTCAAAGTACCTGGACCTGGGCATTTATCTGGATGGAAAAAATCACCGAGGGCGATAGCTACCAACGCATAAAGCTAGATTCTGCTCCCTACTCCGTGAATAAAGTCTTCCGTAAAGTTTCAAAACACAGCTTATGGATTTTAGCCTCAACGGCGACGGGCATAGCTTTTATGGGTTATTTCGTCCCCATAAGACAATTGGTGCCTGAGCTATTTAGCGCGAAACTCGAAGTCGATTATTGTTTTTGGGTCGCATTTATTGCGCTCTGCACCTATCTTAACGCAGGTTGGTTACGCGAAAAAATATGTACACACATGTGTCCTTACGCGCGCTTCCAAAGTGTGATGTTCGATAAAGATACTCTTATAGTTGCATACGATAGCGCGCGTGGCGATAAACGCGGTTCTCGCAAAAAAGATGAAGACTACCAAGCACGCGGATTGGGTGATTGTGTTGATTGCTATATGTGCGTTCAGGTGTGCCCAACCGGAATAGATATTCGCCAGGGTTTACAAATGGATTGTATTAGCTGCGCCGCCTGTGTTGATGCTTGTGATTCAGTTATGGATAAAATGGGCTACGCGCGTGGACTGATTAGTTATACATCTGAACGAGAACTTGCAGGCGAGCAACGAAATACTTGGCGCCCCAGCCTATTTTCTTACGTTGCTGCGTTGAGCATTATTATTGCGGCACTTGTATTTAGCTTGCAGGATCGCGCGCAGATAAGCATGAGCGTTTACAGGGATAGAAATTTATTTCACACAAACTCTGCGGGCGAGATTGTGAATGTGTATCGATTAAACATCACCAACAAAACCCAATTGAGGCATCGCTACAAAATAGCCTTGGAAAATATTGAGTTTTTATATCTACCAAAAAGTTACGAAGTTGAATTAGCTCCCGGTGAACGTTTTGATTTACCCGTATCCATAGCGTTAAAACGCTTAAAAAATATGAACACCAAGGGTTTTATAGATTTCAAATTTAAAGTGATTAATCTGGATTCGCCGGCTGACAACATTTTAAAGGCAGCTACATTTATTCATCCAACCAGCTAA
- a CDS encoding aminotransferase-like domain-containing protein, with protein MTLYEQFAEEIAELIRTGTLQPGEKIPSVRVASRTHKISAATVFQAYYLLERRGLIEARARSGYLVRANANGMLSEPEHSSLAHRFKETSATEVDVSELVFSVLDSIKDPTTIPLGSAFPSPALFPLQRLSRSMTKSLREMPAHAVVTDMTSGNANLRRQIILRAMATGNKYPADELIITSGALEALNLCLQTVTNPGDMVAIESPAFYASLQVLERLKLKAVEIPVHPRDGIDLDILADSLARLPIKACWIMSSFQNPLGASMSNEKKEKLCELIAQYQLPTIEDDVYTELYFGLHQPKPLKSFDQNNLVMYCSSFSKSLAPGYRVGWVAGGKFAEKINRLQLMTTISPSIPAQAAIADYLQHGGYDRHLRKLRETLETQQQKMLLAIERYFPTDIRVTQPKGGYFLWIELPQRVDSLQLFKLALAQGISIAPGPIFSASQNFKHCIRLNYGNLWDTKIEEAFKVLGKLIDSFKNT; from the coding sequence ATGACGCTTTATGAACAATTTGCGGAAGAAATTGCTGAATTGATTCGCACAGGTACGCTGCAGCCCGGCGAGAAAATTCCCTCTGTGCGGGTAGCGAGTCGCACTCATAAAATCAGCGCAGCAACGGTGTTCCAAGCTTATTATTTGCTGGAGCGTAGGGGGCTGATTGAAGCACGCGCTCGCTCCGGATATCTTGTTCGCGCCAATGCTAATGGCATGCTTTCGGAACCAGAACACTCGAGCCTTGCTCACAGATTTAAAGAAACTTCCGCAACGGAAGTCGACGTAAGTGAACTGGTATTTTCAGTTCTGGACTCCATTAAAGACCCGACAACGATTCCGTTAGGTTCAGCCTTTCCAAGCCCCGCCCTATTTCCACTGCAACGCTTATCACGTTCCATGACCAAAAGTTTACGCGAAATGCCTGCACATGCAGTCGTTACCGACATGACGTCTGGCAACGCAAACTTACGCCGCCAAATAATTTTGCGCGCAATGGCCACTGGCAATAAATATCCCGCTGATGAATTAATTATCACCAGTGGCGCATTGGAGGCATTAAATTTATGTTTGCAGACAGTTACCAATCCGGGCGATATGGTTGCCATTGAATCACCAGCATTTTATGCAAGCTTGCAAGTGCTGGAACGATTAAAATTAAAAGCAGTTGAAATTCCTGTGCATCCCAGAGATGGAATTGATTTAGATATTCTTGCTGACAGTTTAGCTCGTTTACCCATCAAAGCTTGTTGGATCATGAGCAGCTTTCAAAATCCGCTCGGCGCTAGCATGAGCAATGAAAAGAAAGAAAAGTTGTGTGAGCTAATTGCACAATACCAATTACCCACTATTGAAGATGACGTTTACACCGAGCTCTACTTTGGATTACATCAACCAAAACCGCTAAAGAGCTTTGATCAAAATAATCTGGTCATGTATTGCAGCTCATTCTCAAAAAGCCTCGCACCCGGTTATCGCGTGGGCTGGGTAGCAGGAGGAAAATTTGCTGAAAAAATTAATCGCTTGCAACTCATGACGACAATTTCGCCATCGATACCTGCACAAGCAGCTATCGCAGATTATTTACAACATGGTGGATATGATCGCCATTTACGAAAATTACGCGAGACATTAGAAACACAACAACAGAAAATGCTGTTGGCGATTGAACGTTACTTTCCAACAGATATTCGTGTCACCCAACCCAAAGGCGGATATTTTTTGTGGATTGAATTACCGCAGCGAGTGGATTCTCTACAACTCTTTAAACTCGCTCTTGCGCAGGGCATTAGCATAGCACCCGGCCCCATTTTTTCTGCGAGCCAAAACTTCAAGCATTGCATACGTTTAAACTATGGAAATTTGTGGGATACGAAGATTGAAGAAGCCTTCAAAGTACTTGGCAAGCTCATAGATTCGTTCAAAAACACCTGA
- the pgsA gene encoding CDP-diacylglycerol--glycerol-3-phosphate 3-phosphatidyltransferase produces MTFANQLTLLRIVLIPLFVVIFYLPVPWAHITCAIIFAVAAITDWLDGYVARKYNQSTAFGAFLDPVADKLMVAIALLLLVSLHHDSAWFVAAAAVIVGREIIISALREWMAELGQRASVAVSFIGKIKTTLQMIAIIVLLMDRQEWYLMEIGYIALAGAAALTLWSMVIYLRAASPFFSTSATKK; encoded by the coding sequence ATGACTTTTGCTAATCAGCTAACACTTCTGCGAATTGTTTTAATTCCCCTGTTTGTGGTGATTTTTTATCTACCCGTGCCATGGGCTCATATCACCTGCGCCATTATTTTTGCAGTTGCCGCTATAACCGATTGGCTGGATGGCTATGTGGCTCGCAAATACAACCAAAGCACCGCTTTTGGCGCCTTTCTTGATCCGGTTGCCGATAAGCTCATGGTTGCGATTGCGCTGCTGCTGTTGGTGTCCTTGCATCATGATTCAGCCTGGTTTGTTGCAGCTGCCGCCGTTATTGTAGGGCGTGAAATTATTATTTCAGCACTGCGCGAATGGATGGCGGAATTGGGCCAAAGGGCAAGTGTCGCAGTTTCCTTTATTGGCAAAATCAAAACGACTTTGCAGATGATCGCAATCATTGTTTTGCTGATGGATCGTCAAGAATGGTATCTGATGGAGATTGGGTATATAGCCCTGGCAGGTGCTGCGGCACTGACTTTATGGTCTATGGTGATCTACTTGCGTGCGGCGTCTCCCTTCTTCTCTACGAGCGCGACTAAAAAATAA
- the uvrC gene encoding excinuclease ABC subunit UvrC, producing MSEKNFPPHFDSVRFLADASQQPGIYQMFDAEGKILYVGKAKNLKSRLASYFRKTGLSAKTFALVNRIHRIEVTITSSEAEALILEQNLIKANRPPYNISLRDDKSYPYIFVSSGEPYPRISVHRGAKKKQGDYYGPFPNVGAVRESLHFLQKTFRVRQCEDSVFNNRSRPCLQYQIKRCTAPCVELVNKEDYANDLRHTRMFLTGNGQELMTELANQMDEAAQNLAFEKAAQFRDQITFLRSIQSQQVIEEGQGDIDIVALVTRPNAICVHILFVRQGRILGSRSFFPQMGIAESPADVLTQFIAQFYLASTGRDIPREIITNHELEEVDLLATALQQAIGRQVYFSHSVRSHRAQWLQMAVNAAEQNLIAHLNTKQNSLDRFIALQDALQLEEIPQRMECFDISHSSGELTVASCVVFDTNGPLKSDYRRFNIEGITPGDDYAAMQQALERRYTRLKKGEGKMPDILLIDGGKGQLSIAKAVLAELGIDDVLMIGVAKGSTRKAGFETLYNAQTDTEIVLNNDSPALHLIQHIRDEAHRFAITGHKQRRDKKRKTSTLEDIPGVGAVRRRELLRHFGGIQEIQKASINDLMRVSGINQYLAEEIYAFFHNE from the coding sequence ATGTCTGAAAAAAATTTCCCTCCGCATTTTGATTCGGTTCGCTTTTTGGCGGATGCATCCCAGCAGCCTGGCATTTATCAAATGTTTGATGCCGAGGGGAAAATTCTCTATGTCGGTAAAGCAAAAAATTTAAAATCCCGGCTTGCCAGTTACTTCCGTAAAACAGGCTTGTCAGCCAAAACCTTTGCTCTGGTTAATCGTATTCATCGTATTGAGGTGACGATTACTTCAAGCGAAGCTGAAGCCTTGATCCTTGAACAAAACCTGATTAAAGCAAATCGTCCGCCGTACAACATTTCGTTGCGCGATGATAAATCTTATCCGTATATTTTTGTGTCGAGTGGCGAGCCTTATCCGCGTATAAGCGTGCATCGTGGCGCAAAGAAAAAGCAGGGAGACTACTACGGACCTTTTCCCAATGTGGGAGCGGTGCGCGAAAGCCTGCACTTTTTGCAAAAAACATTTCGTGTGCGCCAGTGTGAGGATAGTGTTTTCAACAATCGCTCGCGTCCGTGCTTGCAATATCAAATCAAACGTTGTACTGCTCCTTGTGTGGAGCTGGTTAATAAAGAAGATTATGCCAATGACTTGCGCCACACCAGGATGTTCCTTACCGGTAATGGTCAGGAGCTAATGACAGAGTTAGCTAATCAGATGGACGAGGCTGCGCAAAATCTTGCGTTTGAAAAAGCGGCGCAATTTCGCGACCAGATTACTTTTTTACGCAGCATTCAGTCACAACAAGTAATTGAAGAGGGGCAGGGCGACATAGATATTGTTGCGCTGGTCACTCGCCCCAATGCAATTTGCGTGCATATTTTATTTGTGCGCCAAGGTCGTATTTTGGGAAGCAGAAGTTTCTTTCCGCAGATGGGAATCGCTGAATCACCGGCAGATGTTCTTACACAGTTTATTGCGCAATTTTATTTGGCCAGCACAGGGCGAGATATTCCACGAGAAATTATTACCAATCACGAATTGGAAGAAGTGGATCTTTTGGCAACAGCATTGCAACAAGCAATAGGTCGCCAAGTTTATTTTTCGCATAGTGTACGAAGTCATCGTGCGCAATGGTTGCAAATGGCCGTGAATGCGGCTGAACAAAATTTAATTGCACATCTCAATACCAAACAAAATTCGCTTGATAGATTTATTGCGTTGCAAGATGCCCTTCAGCTGGAGGAAATTCCACAGCGTATGGAGTGTTTTGATATCAGCCATAGCAGTGGTGAACTCACAGTTGCTTCTTGCGTTGTGTTTGACACTAATGGCCCGCTTAAATCCGATTATCGCCGTTTTAATATTGAAGGAATTACACCGGGTGATGATTACGCTGCAATGCAACAAGCTCTTGAGCGCCGTTACACACGCCTTAAAAAAGGCGAGGGCAAAATGCCGGATATTTTGTTAATAGACGGTGGCAAGGGGCAGCTATCTATCGCAAAAGCGGTATTGGCAGAGCTGGGCATTGACGACGTATTGATGATTGGGGTTGCAAAGGGGTCCACACGTAAAGCCGGATTTGAAACGCTTTATAATGCGCAAACGGATACTGAAATTGTGCTCAACAATGATTCGCCTGCGCTGCACTTGATCCAGCATATTCGCGATGAGGCTCACAGGTTCGCAATTACCGGACACAAACAGCGCCGTGATAAAAAACGTAAGACTTCAACATTGGAAGATATTCCCGGTGTGGGAGCTGTGCGCAGGAGGGAGTTGCTGCGTCATTTTGGTGGAATTCAGGAAATCCAAAAGGCCAGTATCAATGACTTAATGCGAGTCAGTGGAATTAATCAGTATTTGGCCGAAGAAATTTATGCATTTTTCCATAATGAATAG